The following coding sequences lie in one Epinephelus lanceolatus isolate andai-2023 chromosome 24, ASM4190304v1, whole genome shotgun sequence genomic window:
- the LOC117249843 gene encoding growth/differentiation factor 8-like, whose translation MLLFLGLSVFFSASLSMEMNQTSKLLAESGEQCLACDFREHSKQMRLHSIKSQILSILRLEQAPNISRDMIRQLLPKAPPLTQLLDQYDPRVEDEDHATTETIITMATKPNAITQDELSSCCVFSLSPKIQPKNILRAQLWVHLRPADMVTTVFLQISRLKLGKEGNNTRVRVRSLKIDTDAGASSWQSIDIKPLLQAWLRQPETNYGIEINAYDSNGEDLAVTSAEPGEEGLQPFIEVKILDSPKRSRRDSGLNCDEESAETRCCRYPLTVDFEEFGWDWIIAPKRYRANYCSGECEFMHLQQYPHAHLVNKANPRGTAGPCCTPTKMSPINMLYFNRKEQIIYGKIPSMVVDHCGCS comes from the exons ATGCTCCTCTTCCTCGGCCTGTCCGTCTTCTTCTCCGCCAGCCTCTCCATGGAGATGAACCAGACCTCCAAGCTGCTGGCGGAGAGCGGAGAGCAGTGCTTGGCCTGCGACTTCCGGGAGCACAGCAAGCAGATGAGGCTCCACAGCATCAAGTCCCAGATCCTCAGCATCCTGCGGCTCGAGCAGGCTCCCAACATCAGCCGGGACATGATCCGCCAGCTGTTGCCCAAAGCGCCGCCTCTGACGCAGCTCCTGGACCAGTACGACCCGCGGGTGGAGGACGAGGACCACGCCACGACGGAGACCATCATCACCATGGCCACCAAGC CTAACGCGATCACCCAGGACGAGTTGTCCTCCTGCTGTGTGTTCAGCCTCAGTCCGAAGATCCAACCCAAAAACATCCTGCGCGCTCAGCTGTGGGTTCACCTGCGGCCGGCTGACATGGTCACCACCGTCTTCCTGCAGATCTCCCGCCTCAAACTTGGCAAGGAGGGAAACAACACCAGAGTCAGAGTCCGCTCGCTGAAGATCGACACTGACGCCGGTGCCAGTTCCTGGCAGAGCATTGACATCAAGCCTCTGCTGCAGGCTTGGCTGCGCCAACCGGAGACCAACTACGGGATCGAGATCAACGCCTACGACTCCAATGGAGAAGATTTGGCCGTCACGTCAGCAGAGCCTGGAGAGGAAGGACTG CAACCGTTCATCGAAGTGAAGATCCTCGACAGCCCCAAGAGATCCCGCCGCGACTCGGGCCTCAACTGCGACGAGGAGTCTGCGGAGACCCGCTGCTGCCGCTACCCGCTCACCGTCGACTTCGAGGAGTTCGGCTGGGACTGGATCATCGCGCCCAAACGCTACCGGGCCAACTACTGCTCAGGGGAGTGCGAGTTCATGCACTTGCAGCAGTACCCGCACGCACACCTGGTGAACAAGGCCAACCCGCGGGGCACGGCGGGGCCCTGCTGCACGCCCACCAAGATGTCACCCATCAACATGCTCTACTTCAACCGCAAGGAGCAGATTATCTACGGGAAGATCCCGTCCATGGTGGTAGACCACTGCGGCTGCTCCTGA